A genome region from Hevea brasiliensis isolate MT/VB/25A 57/8 chromosome 7, ASM3005281v1, whole genome shotgun sequence includes the following:
- the LOC131181319 gene encoding heavy metal-associated isoprenylated plant protein 16-like, whose translation MSKQKMLIKVSTDGDCKKRSRALEIVVSVSGVQSVALVEKDKNQIEVIGEGVDPVKLTCSLRKKLAYAELISVSPVEEKKDEKKDDEKVECYPAWSYGMPIYVQEQYDSPCRTCSIM comes from the exons ATGTCGAAG CAAAAGATGTTGATCAAGGTGTCCACCGATGGCGACTGCAAGAAACGCTCCAGGGCCCTGGAAATTGTAGTCAGCGTTTCTG GAGTGCAATCTGTAGCTTTAGTAGAGAAAGATAAGAACCAGATAGAGGTGATAGGAGAAGGAGTAGATCCAGTGAAACTGACGTGTTCCCTGAGGAAGAAGTTA GCCTATGCAGAGCTCATAAGCGTAAGCCCTGTAGAAGAGAAGAAAGATGAGAAGAAAGATGATGAGAAAGTTGAATGTTATCCTGCTTGGTCCTATGGCATGCCAATCTACGTGCAGGAGCAATATGATTCCCCTTGCAGAACATGCTCCATCATGTAA